The DNA segment TTTATAAGAAACTTGCTTCAAACATGAAGCACCATTAAAGTAATAACATACTGAAGTGACAATGATATGGCTGGCTCTTTCTTCTATGTAACCTAAACAATTGTTTGCATTGATACCACCTCTTACAAGCAGCCTAGATTTTGCCAATCCTTGCAGCAAGTTCAGCAGAGGAAAAATCTATAAGTTTTAAACATATTATTAACCATAGAGATCACGAATGAAAAAAGCATACTCAGTCAAGCTCAACTCCTTTAACGTCTCAATTTGAGCAATAACATGACTCGGgcgtaatttttatataattttttatatattaaatttgtcATTGAAGTGAGGGTTGCTATGTTCCTAATCTGGCTGCGGCACTGGCAAAGTTGGTAGCCGTTACTGTTCTTGGTCTGTTTCTTTCATTTTTGGTCACTTGATGGTCTTTCTCCATTTCAGATCTTTTTGCTTCAATATCTAGCCCTGAATGGTACATATCCCTCATCCTCTTTGGTTTCCCTACTGATTCTGACTGGTTTTTCTTTAGCTTTACTTGTTTCTTTGCCAACAACCCTTTCATAACTTCGTGTGCAGTGATGATTCTATAAACATGGCCAAGAATAAAGGTATACGTAGGCTTGAGAAGCTTAATTCTCGTTATCCAAAGAGAGTTGTTGGTGTTGGTGGTGGTTGGGCGTTTCAATATTTTTATGAGTCAGGTATAAGGTAGTGGAAAGGAGAAGAGCTACATGGTTGACCCAGGTCCATCTTCATAACCTCAAAAgataagagagggagagagagcagAAAGAGTGTTGCAGAGAACTCTATTTTTTATTCATAATTTGCTAGGCCGACAGTAGTGGTTTGCTAATGGAGAATTAGTTTGGGGTATCACTTTGTTACAAAGTGAACCTCGTACCctaaaatgaaaatgaaatgaaaatgagTGAAatcatataatattatttattatgaaaaaactgaatattataaaattcatttatatttatttatataattttcattGGCTTGGCATGACCaatatgaaattgtataatttatattatataatttatcctCGTTTAAAGGCTCTCTAAATCTCAATACTATCAAAGATTAAATTATATCACTAAATTTAGAGAGTGCGAATTTAATAGAACTAATTATCCAATATTCCTATTTTTGTGTGTCATTTCCCTTCTTCTGTTCATGCGGCTAAATGGTCTTGACCTATTAAGTGTGTCTAGTTCATTTTTTTTTAACcaagtaaataaattaaatgcATATTAGAAATGTTAATATAATGTTAAAATCTTAAATTGTGcctaaataactgagtaacaaaaaataaaatattgaattttgcTTAGAGTTATTTGACTCCATTATAAACTTTTTATCAAGATTTTATAGCTTTTAAATATGGTAAAGATGTAAACTGTAGtgctaaaagaaatgtaaattgatttGCTTAATAATGTAAATTGcttgaaaatgtaaattgcaaaatGGGAATCGTTGACACTATCATTAAATTTAGGTTtgagtttaataattattaatttaagtgttaaatttaattaaaaaaacatGTGAAAAAGTTCATGGCCCATAATTCATGTGTGTTAGACAAGTAAATCTGCTTCTTTTGACGTGGTCAACAAAGGCGATGGatgttaaaattaatataatatataaataaagtaaTAATATAGGTGTTGGTAGGTCAGTCACAGATTTTTCATGCTGGAAGGTGTGTatagaatataaaatttaatatattttaataaaattatcataattttattaaagattttatgatttttttattaaatatattcttaaatattttaaaaaataaatttgagtCTACTTAATGAAGTGTCTATCTACTTTTGGATAGCTGGATTGATTCATCAATATTTGACATCATCTATGAATAGTATATATGTATATGATATAAGATTTAGTATGCTTCGATGaaattgatataattttattaaatgaagTGTATCTTCTCTATCCTATTTGTATGCAtattcttaattaattaaaaaaaattatagggataaataatttaattacaaatgcaaaggttcaatttttttttaaatgatcaaTTCAAAGATTGAATCGGTAATTAGTCAGattcaaattaatgaaataaaaattgacCACTTATTAGCACAAGTTAATAAATTCTATGTTGACCTTCAATTCATAGTCAATCAATTTGATAAAAATCTCAGAgccttaattcattaaaaatggtttagtaaaatatttaattaaaaggaatcaGAAATTAATAGATAAAATGCCCAAATTGCTCAAATTGATATTGATCTTTCTCAAAAGAAACAAAAACCATCTTCTCATACTCTTTTTGCTTCTCCATCAAATTATAACACATTCTCTTCCTTCTATCCACGCCTTACTTGTAAATTTGGTTACCAACCAATCACTTTTATACTAAATTCAACCTTGTTGTTGTTTGCTCAGGGCCCTAAGGGAGCTTGATTATTTAGCATCTTAGAGAATAGACTCGTATTGACCTTGCTGATGCAAAGACAACATCTATAATTGTTCAAATaccaaaaaaattataataataatcacTTCAATGAGCAAAAGTATAAAAacattagttaaaaaaaaaaataaaaacatccatcttattttcaaatttaattatttataaaaaaaatttaaattattaattataataatataatattataattttaaaatttaattacataattaatatttatttaatattatatcaattaatttcaatttaactcTAATTAAATCTTAAATTTAATCATTTACTTTCACCGATTTAAACAGCGTCCGATTTAAAAATCTTGGATTAAACTCCTATAGTCCCATGGAACCGATGGTGATGGAATCAATTACCACCGCCAGATTATCCAAATCATGACTGAGAATCCCTAAACAAAATCGGGCCGTAGTGATGCAATGGGACCCACAACAGTGTCACATCCTAACCACGTTTTCAAGGACACCAACCACGTTTTGGCCATTTTGAAGAAAGGATAAGGTTAAAAGCGTCAAAGTGAATTATTATGTTCACGTGTCAATATTCTACTGGCAAATGCTGCGTGTTGTCCATGGTGATAGTTTCTTTTGAACAAATCTTAGGAGGTAGTTGGAAGTGGGTTTTCTGGAAGCGGGAGCAGTtagtttcatttatttttctttttttatttattttaaaataataataatttatttgttaatttattaatttattctttATTAATAAGTATtatatgataattttattaattatattagttaatatttttttatgagtgatataaaatatgaagatattctaattagtttataagtttatcttcatttaataaattatagATTATAAATGATTATTTaaagataataataaaaaaataattttagagattaatataaatattatttaataaacacataatttaaacataaataaaataaaattaacatataatttaattcaaattaaattatgattgattaaaacttttttatttaaaaaattaaaatagaatggGTGTAAATGATTTAATTCAAattaaagtaaataaaattataatatataaacatGTAAAGTGGAGAAGCAAAATTAATCTGAATAAGAAAACGTAAAAAATATTGGTGAATGAAATAACCAGatttatagataaaaaaaaaaataataaatataaacccTAAAAATGACAATATGACATAATAACataatattaagaaaaataataatcaCCAAAATTAAAGAGAAATGAAAAATTAGAAATTAGTAAAATaacgaaataaatatgttagacaaaaataaatgtaaatttaagttaattaattcaaaatttacatgAAAGATGGTATTATTAGTTGAGTCTACttgtataaatataattaaaatattttttaaatttgaatgaAATAAAGGATAAAAAGGTAAATGAGAGTGAATGCAAAGGGAAAAAAATTTATATTGAAAGAAAGGGAGAGAAgaaatataaattgaaaaaacCTAATGTGATTTGAGACTTTATGATAGGAAATTATTAGATTGAATtgtatttaatttacaaaataattattaattaaattttaatttttaaaaataaaaatctgaataattaatttttaattaaatgttaatttgAACTCATTTAATGATAGCTAagtaatttttgatattttaatttaaatcataatagataaattataaattattaaagacCAATAGAAAATTGAAGGAAGCAAttggcaaaaaattaaaatttattaggcCCATTTAAGATTTTGTGCAAATATTTGGAAAGGCCAATAACAAATTTAAGagatcaattaataaaaaaataaattttaatacatttattaatatatatatatatatatatatattaatttttttaaatctcATTACAAACTCAACTTTTTATTTTTAGTATTATTGAACCTTTATCATCCTATTCAGCAAtgtaagtaatttttttttaaaataaaataatctatATACTCTTTGAAACTTATTTTTAGGAGGTATAAAGAATtaatcaattttataaaaataaagaattaaatcaatAATTCTTTTAAAAAATCTAAGAAATCAGAACATTAAATTTAGAAATAAGTTTGTTTTATAGTTattttgattttctaatattttcAAATTACTTTGTTCTACTATACATAACAAGAAGACTACTTTTATTATCAAAGGATaattattgataaaataaaataaattttaaatttaacaaggtaataataaaaaattcctaaaataaaAAGACTTTAAATTTATAGGAGGCAATTAACTAGTTGCCATTTATTTTATATCTAATATTATATGGATAAGTTTGAGCCTCAATTCTATTTATTATTATTGGATATTACTATATAAATAAGActaaaaataatcaaaataaattaaaaaaaagaatttaaagaaatccatgaacatttcataggATTATGAACATTTCATAGTCAatcctccatatatatataatttatttatttgggtGATATTATTCAAGTTAACTATTATTATAATAGGTGTTGTAGTCTTTTCTTGTATAGACCGTCCATTGCCAaactctttcttcttccttcttctttctttcaCATTTAAAATCATCAACTTGTTCTTCTCCATTTTGTCCTGGAACTGAAACAATAAATGTTCGTTCCTCGTATCTTcctctcttctcttctcttctgtGGCCTTTTTCCATGTTGGTTTCTTTAAATTCCATGAAATGTTCCTTCTTTTAACGTtttaagagagaaaaagaaaaagaaaagatgaCGAGTTCTATGGGACTTGGTTTCATGGCTGCCTTTGCAGTTTCAGGGAGCGTAGTTCTCATTGCTCGTCAAGTCCACAAACGTCTAGTCTCCGatttcatgaagaagattgaatttGAATTAGTGGgtatgtttcctttccttttcttttcaacTTCCCAGAGAGATCTGAGAGTGGGAAATCCTTCATATCCATTGTTAATGAATTTTGTTTGTTTTGTGTTTGGTATAGGGTCTAGGAGATGCCAGGCCAAGAAGAGGGTTCGATTTGCAGAAGATGTGATAGAGCCATCATCAAACAACAAACAATATCGTGACAGGCACTTGGCGAGGACAACAGAAGGAAGGCAGATGTCGAACAGGAGTTGTAGTACAAAAGTCATGGAGGCCATGCCTGTAAATAGGCAAATTCTGTATAAAGGGATCCTGGAGTACAGAACCCATAAAGGATGTAACATATCAGCCTGATTTTGATCCACAGAACTCGATCAGGGGTTGGTTTCTACTtgtaaaaatcttgtttcttttTTCTCATGTACTAGAAATTCCATAGAAGCAGGTTCTCATTCCAATGGGAATTGCAGATTCTAGGAATTCATTGTATAtagtttttcttttccttttgggcGTGGGCGTGATGACTTGATGcaagttgaccaaattttgataattgcataataaatatttaatatatatatatatatatatatatatatatatatatatatatgatttagcCTCAACCCACTCATCTCTCAAATCCAGATCCGAGTAAAATTTATTTCAAGAGTCGAGAAGTGTtcgattaattaatttaattatgtgtgatttattttttatattttaaatgaagtttgtatatttataaatataaagaatatattattttatgatGTATTGAGCACAttgattcttaaattaaaaaagaaaaatacaactaATCGTGAATTATACGAAAAATTCCCAAGTTTGTTTGCCTTAATTTCTTGAGCAGCATGTCGAGCATTCTTATTTTTCTAAACCAACTTTGACTTTGACCAGCAAAtaaaagaattatatatatatatttctatgaCCTAAATATCTGATAATTTTTGGAGTCGAGCTATTATCAGACCTATACAgggtattatatttcttttattaaaaataaataattcagtataatatctttttatattaatttacaaaatatgTTATATATTTTTGAAATACaccattatttttattaatctaatataaaaaaattttgacaATTTATTAATAGGCATTATAGTATAAATAAAACAGAACTTTCTCcaaagagaatatatatataattaaaaatttttattcaaaGATAATCTGAACAAGAGAGAATAATATTCGAGATAGTAACTAGTCTTTTTTTATTTTAGATGATTAGAAAAATTTTATGCAACACTAcctaattttttgaaattttttatgtCTGTAAGTTGTAAAAAATTTAAACcacaaaatatcaataaaaaagcaatttatattataaaaaattattactcgtacttgaaaatttaaaatctccGGCCAAAATAATTTAAAGATTTATGTTGTATTTTGAATTTTCAAAGAACACACCACAAGTACTGCAAGAAACAAACAAAAACTcattaaagggaaaaaaaatcttaataataGGAGAGTAAAACCTTA comes from the Hevea brasiliensis isolate MT/VB/25A 57/8 chromosome 5, ASM3005281v1, whole genome shotgun sequence genome and includes:
- the LOC110655833 gene encoding uncharacterized protein LOC110655833, yielding MTSSMGLGFMAAFAVSGSVVLIARQVHKRLVSDFMKKIEFELVGSRRCQAKKRVRFAEDVIEPSSNNKQYRDRHLARTTEGRQMSNRSCSTKVMEAMPVNRQILYKGILEYRTHKGCNISA